Proteins from a genomic interval of Moorena sp. SIOASIH:
- the lodB gene encoding lysine-epsilon-oxidase maturase LodB, which produces MSQTPSVDVAIIGGGPAGTALALTICLYSKLTVAVIEQTAYDNLRTGEHVSASLLPLLDYLQVKEPFLADNHTPVYNVAAVWGHSELHTRPSIINQMGEGYLLDRTEFDVMLAEQLVHKGGQLYLETKCAEGEQLEGGGWRLFLKDNSGEYSQLETRYLVDATGRQARISKRLGAKSLPCDSLVGISAVLDFESDRSKTEEVLIESIPEGWWYSAWLPNGTLIVVLMTDIDIMRQGKLQKEKQWVELLSKAIHTKQRVRGGQLVYPLAVKPAQSHVLDRAVGEDWMAIGDAAIAFDPLSSMGVGHAITCGCDAAVALVEYLINNDDRLLKQYQNRLKHNFDNYLSIRHRYYALEQRWLDFPFWKRRTQLCPIPLVTK; this is translated from the coding sequence ATGTCACAAACTCCCAGTGTTGACGTTGCCATTATTGGTGGTGGACCCGCCGGAACCGCTTTAGCTCTAACAATTTGTCTCTATTCAAAACTCACTGTTGCTGTAATTGAACAAACAGCCTATGATAATCTTCGTACAGGAGAACACGTATCGGCTAGCTTGCTCCCCTTACTAGATTACCTGCAAGTGAAAGAACCTTTTCTCGCAGACAATCACACCCCCGTTTACAACGTTGCTGCCGTCTGGGGACATTCTGAACTCCACACTCGCCCCTCGATCATCAATCAAATGGGGGAAGGTTATCTCCTTGATCGCACAGAATTTGATGTCATGTTAGCAGAACAACTGGTTCATAAAGGCGGTCAACTTTACTTAGAAACAAAATGTGCTGAAGGAGAACAACTAGAAGGAGGAGGATGGAGACTATTCCTCAAGGATAATTCAGGAGAATATTCCCAGCTAGAAACCCGTTATTTAGTCGATGCCACAGGCAGACAAGCCCGAATTTCCAAGCGACTAGGGGCAAAATCTCTCCCCTGCGATTCCCTGGTGGGAATCAGTGCCGTGCTTGATTTTGAAAGCGATCGCTCAAAAACAGAAGAAGTTCTCATTGAGTCAATTCCTGAAGGATGGTGGTACTCCGCGTGGCTGCCAAATGGGACCTTAATCGTGGTCTTGATGACAGATATCGATATTATGCGACAGGGCAAACTCCAGAAGGAAAAGCAGTGGGTTGAACTGTTATCCAAAGCTATCCATACCAAACAACGGGTTCGGGGAGGACAATTAGTTTATCCCCTTGCCGTAAAACCCGCTCAATCTCACGTTCTCGATCGCGCCGTGGGAGAAGACTGGATGGCGATCGGAGATGCTGCCATTGCTTTCGATCCCCTTTCCTCTATGGGTGTAGGACACGCAATAACTTGTGGATGCGATGCTGCTGTTGCCCTAGTCGAATATCTGATTAATAACGATGATAGACTACTCAAACAGTACCAGAACCGACTAAAACATAATTTTGATAATTATTTGAGTATTAGACATAGATATTACGCCCTGGAACAACGGTGGTTAGATTTCCCTTTTTGGAAACGTCGAACTCAATTATGTCCCATCCCCCTGGTAACAAAATAG
- a CDS encoding tetratricopeptide repeat protein: MPTLVSSRQQYNPQLNDLLHQARELVDAGDYQGAVAVYQEAAELEQGNPKIFSGIGYLQASLGKFQDAAAAYKKAIALEPENANFHYALGYSLANAGDNAGAATAYRRATRLNRENINAYFGLGITLLRQKDYQGAIGTYEQILEIEPDNLTVYQLIGAAWLEQENSEEAIKVFQKAAEIAPNETSIQMSLGTAWLIHGDEMAGLAAFEKAVKLAPRNPEIHLQIGQILESRGSLSKALKAFRRAASAQPDLVEAQEYIGKILLAQEQYVPAVVTYRRLIELAPENAQAHYNLGVALKKRSRVTEALTAIEKALELYQTQRDNEGIEQTESLLKELQKFL; the protein is encoded by the coding sequence ATGCCAACTCTGGTATCTAGCCGACAGCAGTATAATCCACAGCTCAATGACCTTCTCCATCAAGCACGAGAGTTGGTAGATGCGGGTGACTATCAGGGAGCTGTTGCTGTTTACCAAGAAGCAGCTGAGCTGGAACAGGGAAACCCTAAGATTTTTTCGGGCATTGGCTACTTACAAGCAAGTCTGGGCAAATTCCAAGACGCTGCCGCCGCTTACAAAAAAGCGATCGCACTCGAGCCAGAAAATGCTAATTTCCATTACGCACTGGGTTACAGTCTGGCCAATGCTGGGGACAATGCTGGTGCTGCTACGGCCTATCGTCGTGCCACTAGACTTAACCGAGAGAATATTAACGCCTATTTTGGTTTGGGTATTACCCTCCTACGTCAAAAGGACTATCAAGGGGCCATAGGAACCTATGAACAAATCCTGGAAATTGAGCCAGACAACTTAACAGTATACCAGTTAATCGGTGCAGCCTGGTTAGAGCAGGAAAATTCCGAAGAAGCCATAAAAGTGTTCCAAAAGGCAGCGGAAATTGCTCCGAACGAAACCAGTATCCAAATGAGTTTGGGAACAGCTTGGTTGATACATGGGGATGAGATGGCTGGACTAGCGGCTTTTGAAAAAGCTGTGAAATTAGCGCCTCGTAATCCTGAAATTCACCTGCAGATCGGTCAAATTCTGGAATCAAGAGGGAGTTTATCCAAAGCCCTCAAAGCATTTCGTCGAGCAGCTTCTGCCCAACCTGATTTAGTAGAAGCACAGGAGTACATCGGGAAAATTCTTCTAGCCCAAGAACAATATGTACCAGCAGTAGTGACCTATAGACGTTTAATTGAACTGGCTCCGGAAAATGCCCAAGCTCACTATAACCTAGGAGTAGCCTTAAAAAAACGTTCTCGCGTCACCGAAGCCCTCACTGCTATCGAAAAAGCCCTAGAACTTTACCAGACTCAACGGGATAACGAAGGGATTGAGCAGACCGAGTCTCTGCTGAAGGAACTGCAAAAGTTTCTATAA
- a CDS encoding filamentous hemagglutinin N-terminal domain-containing protein — translation MRLTQKAITLVGSVVMAFSGNYALAQITPDQTLGNESSVVTPNLTIRGEPGDLIEGGAVRGSNLFHSFQDFNVGQLQRVYFANPAGIENILSRVTGSNISNILGTLGVDVRTAPSVAPTFSLNSQQIYWLREGIYFVTRGMGHN, via the coding sequence TTGCGCTTAACACAAAAAGCCATAACCCTAGTGGGATCGGTTGTGATGGCTTTTTCTGGGAACTATGCCCTAGCCCAGATTACCCCGGATCAAACCTTGGGTAATGAATCCTCAGTGGTAACACCAAATCTAACTATCAGGGGAGAGCCAGGGGACTTGATTGAAGGGGGAGCAGTGCGAGGTAGTAACCTGTTCCACAGCTTTCAAGATTTTAATGTTGGTCAGCTACAGCGGGTTTACTTTGCCAATCCAGCCGGAATCGAGAACATTCTGTCTCGGGTGACCGGGAGTAATATCTCCAACATTCTAGGAACTCTTGGTGTCGATGTCCGAACTGCTCCTTCAGTAGCGCCCACTTTTTCGCTTAATTCGCAACAAATCTATTGGTTGAGAGAAGGAATCTATTTTGTTACCAGGGGGATGGGACATAATTGA